TGGCGGTCCGCGACTGGGCCGCCGAGGGCGCGATCCCGCCCGGCCCGGCGCCCGGTGCCCTGCTCGACGACGCGAGCCGGATCAACCCGACCGCCGTACGCGGGCTGCTGTTCGCCGACCCGTCCACCGACCGCACCGCGGAGCTGATCCGGCCGCTGCTGCGGCGGATCGTCGCCGGGCAGGATCCGGCGCTGGCCGTCGCCGGGGTGCGCCACTCGATGGGCGGGCAGAGCATGCTGGCCGGCGGCTGGGTGCTGGACACCCGGCCGATGAACCGGATCAGCCTCGACAGCGCCGCCGGAGTGGTCCGGGTCGGGGCCGGCACCACCTGGCGCGAGCTGATCCCCGTGCTGAACGCGCACGGCTGCTCGCCCAAGATCATGCAGTCGAACCACGACTTCTCGATCGGCGGCTCACTGAGCGTCAACTGCCACGGCTGGCACGCGGGCCACCCGCCCATCGCCGCGACCGTGCGCGGCCTGCGCATGCTCACCGCCTCCGGCGAGATCGTCAGCTGCGGCCCGGCCGCCAACCCCGAGCTGTTCGGCCTGGTGCTCGGCGGGTACGGGCTGTTCGGCGTCATCCTCGACGCCGACCTGGAGGTCTGGCCCAACGCCGTCTACGAACCTCATTTCGACACCGTGGCCGCGGCGGACTACGCCGAGGCGTACGCCCGGCTGCTCGCCGGCACCGACACCGAGATGGCGTACGGGCGGCTGTCGGTCGACCCGCGCGGCTTCCTCGAGCAGGCGATCATCGTGCGGTTCACGCCCCAGGCCGGCACCCGTGGCGAGATCCTGCCGCTGAGCAGCCCGGAGTCGCCCGAGTTGCAGCGCGCCGTGTTCCGCAACTCGGCCGGCAGCGACCTCGGCAAGGCGGTGCGCTGGGGCCTGGAACGCGAGATCGCACCCTGGCTGGCCGGGCCGCTGAGCCGCAACAGCATCCAGAACCAGCCCGCCGCCGTCTTCGCCGACCACTCCGCCGAGACCTGCGACATCCTGCACGAGTACTTCGTCTCGCCGGACGCGCTGGGCAAGTTCGTCGACGCCGCCCGCGAGATCATCCCCCGCTCCGGCGCGGAGCTGCTCAACGTCACCGTGCGGGAGGTCCGCCGCGACACCGTCAGCGCCCTGGCGTACGCCCGCCAGGACGTGTTCGGCCTCGTCATGAACTTCCGGCAGGAGCGCACCGGGGACGCCGACGCCGCCATGCGGGCGCTCACCCGGGAGCTGATCGAGGCCGTGCTGGCGGTCGGCGGCACGTTCTACCTGCCGTACCGGCTGCACGCCACGCCGGAGCAGGTACGCCGGGCCTACCCGGGCTGGCAGGCCGCGATGGCCGCCAAATCCCGGATCGACCCGTCTCGTGTCTTCCGCAACGCCCTGTTCGACGCGTACGGCGCCTAACGGCGCGGCTTACGGAGCAGGATGCCCTCCCAGGTGACCGTGCTCGACCAGCGCGGACCCGGTGCGGTGACGGGGCTGCCGTCCGCGGCGACGGCGACCCCCGGGCGCTTGCCCGACTCGGCCACCGTGACCGCCTGCGAGAGAACGGTCAGCACCCGGCTCAGCCGGTAGTACTCCGACCCGAAGGTCCAGCCCTCGCCCGTCACGGTGGTGCCACCGCCGGTCATGAAGTTGTCCCTGTTCCGGATCGACACGACCGTCGCGCTCCACCGGTGCCAGTCCCCGGTGCAGTCCCCCGACGTGCTGAAGGTGCCGTCGGCCAGGCCCCACGAGTTGTACTGCTCGACCTTGCCCTTGACCTCGAACCGCCCGCCGGCACACTTCGCCCGGCCCTCCACCACGATCGACTTACGGACCGTCGGCGCCCGGAAGGGCGACGGGCGCTCGTTCCTCCACCGCACCAGCACGGCCTCGGAGTGCACCGTCACGCCGGTGCCGTCGGCGCCGGGCAGCGGCGGCATGTCCGGCATGCCGTGCAGCAGGCGCCCGCGAGTGGATCCGGTGTCCCCGCCGCAACGCTGCTCGAACGTCAGATCGAGCCGCTGGATGGCGCCGTCGGTCACGGCGAGTTCGTGGATCGTGAAGGAGCCGGTCAGCGTGTTGCAGCCCCGGCCGCTGCCGGAGAGGTCCATGCCGGTGGCCCCGTCGTTGTACGGGATGCGTGCCGCGTCGGTGAACGTGCCGACCGCCAGCTCACGGTCGGCGGGCGGGCGCAGCTCCAGCGACCACCAGTCCTGTCCCCAGGACGCACCGATCGGCAGGTGCCGCACGTCGCTGACCCCGCGCAGGTCGACCTTCAGACCGTATACGGAGCCCTGGAAGCTCATGGTCAAGCCCGGGGTGGTGCTGGTGTAGGCGTACGACTGATTCATGCTGATGCCGTCGTCGCCGGAGAAGGTCAACCGGGTCACCGGTGCGATCTCGGCCGCGGCCGGAACCGCGGGCGCGACGACCGCCAGCGAGACGGCGACGAGCCAGGCCAGGCGTGATTTCAGCAGCTTACGCACGTGTTTCTCCCCCGTCGGAGAAGCGAAGAGACGCCCGCAGCGAAGATCGACCTTGCGGGCGGCGAAAGCGTATTGCCTGCGACGGCGGACAGACAATCGAACTGACGGCCGACACCTATGGACACGTTCTACCGACACAGGCACGGAGGGCAGCAGATGGCATCGACTGAGTAATGGCAGCAGGCGGACTTAGATAGATCGACTTATAGCGATATTCGTTCCCGCCGACAGAACGACCGCCATGCGGGAACGGTCACACACCGGCTTACGCGCTTTGCGGTTCGGTTGCCTGTCCCTGACGCTGCTTCACCGCAGGAATGGCGGCAGGAGCCGACTCCAGTAGTGAAACATCTGCGGGGAGGCCCGCGAAGTGCAGGCTCAGCATCGCTTGGAGCCTCGCCCGAAGTGCGGGATCATCAACCTCACGCATCAAGTCGACTGCGTCCTCGGTGCGCCTGTCATCACGGAGCTTGTCGAAGAAGGCACTCATCGTGGCTTGTGCACGCTTGTCTTGAACGAAGAAGAGCGCCGCGACTGCCTCCACAACCGCACCAGCGATCAGCGGAATTACGGTCATCTCCAGGGAGCTGCCGGCAACGGACATCCCGACACCGACAAGGATCACCACGAATCCGAGTGACGCCGCTCCCAGGCTGACCCGGAAGCTGATCTTGGACTGGGAAAGACCCTGAACTGCGTACTCTTGAAGTAGTCGGTACCGTCGGTCGTCCTTCTCGGCCGCATGGCGCAGGCGTTCCAGCTCGCCTT
The Catellatospora sp. IY07-71 DNA segment above includes these coding regions:
- a CDS encoding FAD-binding oxidoreductase, with the translated sequence MARPTRRQLLTHGATALGALALGSAGTLAVRDWAAEGAIPPGPAPGALLDDASRINPTAVRGLLFADPSTDRTAELIRPLLRRIVAGQDPALAVAGVRHSMGGQSMLAGGWVLDTRPMNRISLDSAAGVVRVGAGTTWRELIPVLNAHGCSPKIMQSNHDFSIGGSLSVNCHGWHAGHPPIAATVRGLRMLTASGEIVSCGPAANPELFGLVLGGYGLFGVILDADLEVWPNAVYEPHFDTVAAADYAEAYARLLAGTDTEMAYGRLSVDPRGFLEQAIIVRFTPQAGTRGEILPLSSPESPELQRAVFRNSAGSDLGKAVRWGLEREIAPWLAGPLSRNSIQNQPAAVFADHSAETCDILHEYFVSPDALGKFVDAAREIIPRSGAELLNVTVREVRRDTVSALAYARQDVFGLVMNFRQERTGDADAAMRALTRELIEAVLAVGGTFYLPYRLHATPEQVRRAYPGWQAAMAAKSRIDPSRVFRNALFDAYGA